The nucleotide sequence AAAGGTATAGATTGTTCTGGGTTTGCAAATATTTTGTATAAAGAAATTTATAATATTCAATTGCCCAGAACATCAAAAGATATTGCCAATAATGTAAAACGGAAATTTACAAAAAATTTAGAAGAAGGCGATTTGGTGTTTTTTTCATTCGGAAAAAGCGGCACGGTAAATCACGTGGGAGTTTATTTACACAATAATAAATTTGTACACGCATCTACATCAAAAGGCGTAATTATTTCTAATTTATCCGAGCCTTATTATGGAGATTATCTGATAAAATGCGGTTCTTATAAAAATTAAAAAAATGAGTTTTGCCGATAAAATAATAACTTTTAATACACAATTAAAGTACGAAGGAAATTTGCCAGAAGGATTTCAGGTGCTGAACCCTTATGTAAACAATCCGGAAACATTGAAAGTAATGCGGCAATTTTACTATAAATATTATAACGATAACAACCGGCGAAAATTTATTATCGGTATCAATCCAAGCAGAAATGGTGCCGGAGTTACCGGTATTCCGTTTACCGATACCAAACGACTTAAAAGTGTGTGCGGTATTGAAATGACATCGGCACACACTCACGAAATTTCATCGGTTTTTTTGTACGATGTAATTGAAGCATTTGACGGAGCAGAAAAATTCTATAACCAGTTTTATATCAATTCCCCTTTTCCGTTGGCAATTATCCAAAATATAAAAGGCAATAACTGGGTAAACGCTAATTATTATGATGAAGCAAGCCTTTTTAACAGTGTAAAAGATTTTATGATTGCATCTTTAAAAAATCATATTTCATTCGGTTTAAATACTAATGAAGTGTTTGTATTAGGTGTTAAAAATGCCCGGTTTATCAAACAGATAAACAACAAGGAAAAATTATTTAATAAAATAACGGTTTTAGAACATCCAAGATATATACAGCAATACAAATTAAAAGAAAAACAGCTTTTTATAGACAAATACTTAATGGCTTTTAAAGGGTTTTAAAAAGCCATTTATTTTTATAGCTAAGAATAAATACCAACCTTTTTGATAATGTATTTTTATTAAAGAATAACTTTTGATATTTTTACAAAAAAAATTATGCCAACATCTATCTTAAAACTCCATAACGCAACAATATATCAAGAAACAGAACCTATTTTAACCGATGTAAATATCGATGTTCAAAAAGGTGATTTTATTTATCTAATTGGAAAAACAGGTTCAGGAAAAAGTAGTTTAATGAAAACACTTTATGCCGATTTGCAATTAAAACAAGGCGAAGGTGTTATTGTTGATTATGATTTACGTACTTTAAAAGAAAACGATATTCCTTTTTTAAGAAGAAAATTAGGTGTGGTATTTCAAGATTTTAAATTATTGCCAGATAGAAATGTACTGCAAAACTTACTTTTTGTTTTAAAAGCCACCGGTTGGACTAATGAAACAGAGATGAACAACCGTATTGAAGATGTTTTAAACCGTGTGGGAATGCTACAGCATCTTAACAAAATGCCTCATCAACTTTCGGGTGGCGAACAACAACGAGTTGCCATTGCCCGTGCACTGTTAAATGATCCTGAATTGATTTTGGCAGATGAACCAACAGGAAATCTTGACCCACAAACCAGTGTTGAAGTAATGGAAGTATTGCAAAAAATCAACGAAAACGGCAGAACCATTTTAATGGCAACACACGATTACGCCTTGCTACTGAAATACCCTGCCAAAACTCTGAAATGCGATGAAGGAAAAGTTTTTGAAGTGGTTCAAAAAGCGCTGTAATGTTAAGCATTCTTATACCTGTATATAATTATAATATTGTAACTTTAGTTACACAGTTGTATCGTCAATGTGCAATTATTAAAGATTTTAAATTTGAAATTCTTGTATTTGATGACCATTCACAATTATTTCACAAAGAAAATAATTATGTTAATACTTTAAAAAATTGCACTTATACTATTTTAGAACGCAATATTGGACGAAGTGCCATTAGAAATTTATTAGCACAGAATGCAAACTATGAAAACTTGCTGTTTTTAGATGCCGATGTACAAATTATTTCAGATACATTTATTTTAACCTATCTTGATTTTATCAATCAAAAAAAGTACGAAGTTGTTTACGGCGGTATTGTATATCAATCTGAAAAACCTAATAAAAATCAACGTTTACGATGGATATACGGAAATAAAAGAGAATCTTTAACTGCAAAAAAAAGATCAGAACAGCGTTATCTTTCTTTTTTAACGTTAAACTTTTTAATCAAAAAAGAAGTTTTTAAACAGGTTTGCTTCAATGAAAATATTCCAAATTTAAGATATGAAGACTTGTTATTTTCATACGATTTAATGCAAGCAAAAATCTCTGTTGCGCATATTGATAATCAAGTAGTTCATAACGGCATAGAAACAAGTGCTGTTTTTCTAAGCAAAACAGAAGACTCGTTAAATGGACTTAAATACCTTTTAGAAAACCGTATCTTACCCTACGATTATGCTCGAATAACAAAAACATATCACTATTTAAAACAAAGAAAGTTATTATATTTTATAGTGTCTTTTTATAAAATAACCCGTTCTTTTTTAAAATACAATTTAGTTAGTAAAACGCCGTCTTTATTTATTTATGATATTTATAGATTAGGATATTTTAGTACCATAACCAAATGATTCCTTTTTTCAGCATTATAATACCGCTTTATAATAAAGAAAAGTTCATTAAAACTACTTTAACAAGTGTTTTAGAGCAAACTTTTCAGAATTTTGAA is from Flavobacterium dauae and encodes:
- a CDS encoding cell division ATP-binding protein FtsE — translated: MPTSILKLHNATIYQETEPILTDVNIDVQKGDFIYLIGKTGSGKSSLMKTLYADLQLKQGEGVIVDYDLRTLKENDIPFLRRKLGVVFQDFKLLPDRNVLQNLLFVLKATGWTNETEMNNRIEDVLNRVGMLQHLNKMPHQLSGGEQQRVAIARALLNDPELILADEPTGNLDPQTSVEVMEVLQKINENGRTILMATHDYALLLKYPAKTLKCDEGKVFEVVQKAL
- a CDS encoding SMUG2 DNA glycosylase family protein, whose protein sequence is MSFADKIITFNTQLKYEGNLPEGFQVLNPYVNNPETLKVMRQFYYKYYNDNNRRKFIIGINPSRNGAGVTGIPFTDTKRLKSVCGIEMTSAHTHEISSVFLYDVIEAFDGAEKFYNQFYINSPFPLAIIQNIKGNNWVNANYYDEASLFNSVKDFMIASLKNHISFGLNTNEVFVLGVKNARFIKQINNKEKLFNKITVLEHPRYIQQYKLKEKQLFIDKYLMAFKGF
- a CDS encoding glycosyltransferase family 2 protein; its protein translation is MLSILIPVYNYNIVTLVTQLYRQCAIIKDFKFEILVFDDHSQLFHKENNYVNTLKNCTYTILERNIGRSAIRNLLAQNANYENLLFLDADVQIISDTFILTYLDFINQKKYEVVYGGIVYQSEKPNKNQRLRWIYGNKRESLTAKKRSEQRYLSFLTLNFLIKKEVFKQVCFNENIPNLRYEDLLFSYDLMQAKISVAHIDNQVVHNGIETSAVFLSKTEDSLNGLKYLLENRILPYDYARITKTYHYLKQRKLLYFIVSFYKITRSFLKYNLVSKTPSLFIYDIYRLGYFSTITK
- a CDS encoding C40 family peptidase, with translation MMRNIQNRKFPVFFISKSITVCFALFLLIGCKSKTDWRDNYNKNKTSKSTVSKKITDKPRDLAGISELLDVNEKDLKNKALYHFIIDWYGTPYKFGGTTEKGIDCSGFANILYKEIYNIQLPRTSKDIANNVKRKFTKNLEEGDLVFFSFGKSGTVNHVGVYLHNNKFVHASTSKGVIISNLSEPYYGDYLIKCGSYKN